In Saccharolobus solfataricus, a genomic segment contains:
- a CDS encoding biotin--[acetyl-CoA-carboxylase] ligase, with protein sequence MLVIRLNKVTSTQDFAEAISNMLFEDFLVIAEEQTKARGRLGRSWYSPKGGLWFTYVKKNFKTEEIQLSSLKVAVAVLDVLRKFVDAKIRWPNDIVVNDKKIAGILIEAKTYEEDIKLADLFIGAGIDILIKEFPSDLNATSLYLEIGKEVELNIDEVIGKIEEHLKLDNRKIIDIVNQYLSIKDREVTLKGENWEKRCKALFVDYMGRLVTECGIYEVEEIYRVEVSH encoded by the coding sequence ATGTTGGTAATAAGACTCAATAAGGTTACATCTACACAAGATTTCGCAGAAGCAATTAGCAATATGTTGTTTGAAGATTTTCTGGTAATCGCAGAGGAGCAAACTAAAGCTAGGGGAAGATTAGGGAGAAGTTGGTATTCTCCCAAAGGTGGACTTTGGTTTACTTATGTAAAAAAGAACTTTAAAACAGAAGAGATTCAGTTATCTAGCCTAAAAGTTGCCGTTGCAGTTCTAGATGTTTTAAGAAAGTTTGTAGATGCAAAGATAAGATGGCCTAATGATATAGTGGTTAATGATAAGAAAATTGCAGGGATTTTGATTGAAGCTAAGACTTATGAAGAGGACATTAAGTTAGCGGATCTCTTTATAGGTGCTGGTATAGATATTCTCATCAAAGAATTCCCTAGTGATCTAAACGCTACATCATTATATTTAGAGATAGGTAAGGAAGTAGAACTCAATATAGATGAGGTGATAGGCAAAATAGAGGAGCACTTAAAGTTAGATAATAGAAAAATTATTGACATAGTGAATCAGTATCTCTCAATAAAGGATAGAGAAGTAACGCTAAAAGGAGAAAATTGGGAAAAGAGATGTAAGGCACTATTCGTAGATTATATGGGAAGGCTAGTGACAGAATGTGGAATATATGAGGTTGAAGAGATTTATAGGGTTGAAGTTTCACATTAA
- a CDS encoding L-threonylcarbamoyladenylate synthase → MTEVLKVDPLYPELDKIKKAANVIKAGGTVVFPTETVYGLGANALDPEAVKKIFIAKNRPMDNPLIVHISNIDQLYEVAKDIPKKIINLVNIVWPGPLTFVLKKTEKVPKETTGGLETVAVRMPAHPVALALINESGVPIAAPSANLATKPSPTRVEHVIDDIYGKVDVILDSGETFFGVESTVINVTVDPPVLLRPGPFSVEELERLFGKVVVPEQAKGTAEFDVALAPGMKYKHYAPTKRLLVVENRSVLRGVINELQKRSCRIALLCASEVCKQFRGEKIEIIELGSENNLYEISRNLFDSFRKLDKSNVDIGVIHSISEKGIGLAIMNRTRKASGFSSIYNIEDVWKYVGNKTQ, encoded by the coding sequence TCGATCCATTATATCCAGAATTAGATAAGATAAAAAAGGCTGCTAATGTAATAAAAGCCGGCGGTACTGTAGTCTTTCCTACAGAAACTGTTTATGGATTAGGCGCAAACGCTCTAGATCCAGAAGCGGTGAAAAAGATATTCATCGCTAAAAATAGACCAATGGACAATCCTCTTATAGTTCATATATCAAATATAGATCAGCTTTATGAAGTAGCTAAAGATATACCCAAAAAAATAATCAATTTAGTGAATATAGTGTGGCCCGGACCATTAACATTTGTCTTAAAGAAAACAGAGAAAGTTCCTAAAGAGACCACCGGAGGGCTAGAAACTGTAGCAGTAAGAATGCCAGCTCATCCAGTTGCATTGGCTTTAATAAATGAAAGTGGCGTTCCAATAGCAGCGCCAAGTGCGAATTTGGCAACAAAACCTAGCCCTACTAGGGTAGAACATGTAATTGATGACATATATGGAAAAGTAGATGTAATATTGGATTCTGGAGAAACGTTTTTTGGCGTCGAATCAACAGTTATAAACGTTACAGTTGACCCTCCAGTACTTTTAAGGCCTGGTCCATTTAGTGTGGAAGAATTAGAAAGGTTATTTGGAAAGGTCGTTGTTCCAGAACAAGCTAAAGGTACAGCGGAGTTTGACGTTGCATTAGCACCTGGCATGAAATATAAGCATTATGCTCCTACAAAAAGGTTGCTAGTAGTTGAAAACAGAAGTGTACTACGTGGCGTCATCAACGAATTGCAAAAGAGAAGTTGTAGGATAGCGCTTTTGTGCGCGAGTGAAGTTTGTAAGCAATTTCGAGGAGAAAAAATTGAAATAATAGAGCTCGGAAGTGAAAATAACCTCTATGAGATATCTAGAAACTTATTTGATAGCTTTAGGAAGTTAGATAAATCTAATGTAGATATTGGAGTTATTCATAGTATTAGTGAGAAAGGAATAGGATTGGCAATAATGAATAGGACAAGAAAGGCATCCGGTTTCTCTTCAATTTATAATATAGAAGATGTGTGGAAGTATGTTGGTAATAAGACTCAATAA